One region of Synechococcus elongatus PCC 11801 genomic DNA includes:
- a CDS encoding transglutaminase family protein → MGSAAEHWPAIAALGDRVEAALQAAGVDLWMGGEPTFVAADQLEDPQWRTAALGTEKYQLGQQLRDRLVTTFQLPHPLLIEGTGKWYPGEAAPRWSLGAYWRRDGQPLWTGDPLTMRSGTVAIASAEQFVQTLQQILQLPDVAPWRVRQEAAVVLPLLPIRKADQPAWATCTWSSVSGADLVPLEGETPLGLRLPLQQLGEVDLPYEPDDSTDLVDWQPDTAVLAPPNSLKLAVIVREVQQQLRVFLPPLISAPAYLHLLQAIAQTSRRLQQPIQLEGYPPPRHPELMGFQVTPDPGVLEVNIHPVGDWRSLADQTKSLYQEAQTLGLTARRYQFNGLPTDTGGGAHITLGGRSPETSPLLRRPDLLRSLISYWQHHPSLSYGFAGWFIGPTCQAPRVDEGRPEVLYELELAFEQLQMSAEPAAIDGLLGHLLADVSGNTHRAEFCLDKLWPSQIPTQQWGVLELRAFAMPPDAAERLLQLLLVRALVAWFWRSPFQAPLRRWGTQLHDRFLSPEAIQADFQAVLADLAEAGFVFNPAWFDSHFAERFPCLGNLELTPDWSLDLQRGLEPWPVLADDVNESGTSRRVDASLERLQIRVQGPADRLQSLEIVCNGWRIPWHWQSHNQAIAIVRFRARPRLGTVPLAAIAPQVPLEIQLFEAQQGLGGCRYWPEAPGGGLYDQLPTTTAEAAQRCRDRFQALPAVAWQDWPHLAMAAEFPETADLRRSQSY, encoded by the coding sequence ATGGGGTCAGCGGCGGAACATTGGCCAGCGATCGCAGCCTTGGGCGATCGCGTGGAAGCAGCCCTGCAAGCAGCAGGTGTTGATCTCTGGATGGGTGGTGAACCTACCTTTGTGGCCGCTGATCAACTGGAAGATCCGCAATGGCGAACCGCTGCATTAGGGACTGAGAAATATCAGCTCGGCCAGCAACTGCGCGATCGCCTCGTCACAACGTTTCAGCTGCCGCACCCTTTGTTGATTGAAGGAACTGGCAAGTGGTATCCCGGTGAGGCTGCTCCACGGTGGTCTTTAGGTGCCTATTGGCGACGGGACGGTCAGCCGCTCTGGACGGGCGACCCCCTGACGATGCGTTCTGGAACTGTGGCGATCGCGTCAGCAGAACAGTTTGTACAAACCCTCCAACAAATTCTTCAACTGCCAGACGTTGCACCGTGGCGAGTGCGCCAAGAAGCAGCTGTTGTCTTACCCCTACTGCCAATTCGCAAGGCCGATCAGCCCGCTTGGGCCACCTGCACGTGGTCTTCTGTGTCAGGGGCAGACCTCGTTCCACTCGAAGGTGAAACTCCTTTAGGACTGCGACTCCCTCTTCAACAACTGGGAGAAGTGGACTTGCCCTATGAGCCCGATGACAGCACTGACTTAGTCGACTGGCAGCCGGATACCGCTGTTCTCGCGCCTCCCAATAGTCTGAAGCTGGCTGTGATCGTCCGCGAAGTTCAGCAGCAATTGCGGGTCTTTCTGCCCCCTTTGATTTCAGCCCCCGCCTATCTCCACCTATTGCAAGCGATCGCGCAGACTAGCCGACGCTTGCAGCAACCGATTCAACTCGAGGGCTATCCACCACCGCGCCATCCTGAGCTGATGGGCTTCCAGGTCACACCAGATCCCGGTGTCCTTGAAGTCAATATCCATCCAGTCGGAGATTGGCGATCGCTGGCTGACCAAACCAAGAGTCTTTATCAGGAAGCGCAAACGCTGGGGCTGACGGCGCGGCGCTATCAATTCAATGGCTTACCAACCGATACGGGCGGGGGTGCACACATCACCTTGGGCGGACGATCGCCCGAAACCAGTCCTCTGTTGCGGCGACCCGATCTGCTACGGAGCCTAATCAGTTACTGGCAGCATCACCCCAGCTTGTCCTATGGGTTTGCAGGTTGGTTCATTGGCCCTACCTGCCAAGCGCCACGAGTTGATGAAGGTCGCCCAGAAGTGCTCTACGAGTTGGAATTGGCCTTTGAGCAACTCCAAATGAGTGCAGAGCCCGCCGCCATTGATGGCCTTCTAGGGCATTTGCTGGCGGATGTCAGTGGCAACACCCATCGTGCTGAGTTTTGTCTGGATAAGTTATGGCCTAGCCAAATCCCCACTCAACAGTGGGGCGTGCTGGAATTACGAGCTTTTGCCATGCCGCCGGATGCAGCGGAACGCCTCCTGCAACTGCTCCTGGTGCGCGCTTTGGTCGCTTGGTTCTGGCGATCGCCTTTTCAAGCACCGCTACGTCGTTGGGGCACTCAGCTACACGATCGCTTTCTCAGTCCTGAGGCGATCCAAGCTGATTTTCAAGCAGTGCTAGCTGACCTTGCTGAAGCAGGATTTGTCTTCAATCCAGCCTGGTTTGACAGCCACTTTGCTGAGCGCTTTCCCTGCCTAGGCAATCTGGAACTAACGCCCGACTGGTCACTAGATCTCCAGCGGGGGCTCGAACCCTGGCCGGTGCTAGCGGATGACGTCAATGAAAGCGGAACCAGTCGACGGGTTGATGCTTCTTTAGAACGGCTGCAAATTCGGGTGCAAGGCCCCGCCGATCGCCTGCAATCGCTAGAGATCGTCTGCAATGGTTGGCGAATTCCCTGGCACTGGCAAAGCCATAATCAGGCGATCGCGATCGTGCGTTTTCGTGCCCGTCCTCGCCTCGGGACCGTGCCGCTAGCAGCGATCGCTCCTCAAGTCCCGCTGGAGATTCAACTCTTCGAGGCTCAGCAAGGACTCGGAGGCTGTCGCTATTGGCCCGAAGCTCCTGGTGGCGGACTCTATGACCAGTTACCGACTACCACTGCCGAAGCCGCTCAACGGTGTCGTGATCGTTTTCAGGCCCTTCCCGCTGTTGCTTGGCAGGATTGGCCGCACTTAGCGATGGCAGCAGAATTTCCTGAGACCGCTGACCTGCGGCGATCGCAGTCGTACTGA
- a CDS encoding cation:proton antiporter subunit C, translated as MLESFVLATLLLGFFGILFKKNLIMKVIAMDVMTTGVIAYFVVIAARDGLFTPILTGEQTRAYADPVPQAVILTAIVIGFSIQALILVGVMKLSKDNPTLEISEIERNNTP; from the coding sequence ATGCTAGAAAGCTTTGTTTTAGCAACTCTTTTGCTAGGCTTCTTCGGCATCTTATTCAAGAAAAATTTGATTATGAAGGTCATCGCCATGGATGTGATGACCACGGGAGTCATTGCCTACTTTGTTGTCATTGCTGCCCGCGACGGACTATTTACCCCAATTCTGACTGGCGAACAGACTCGTGCCTATGCTGACCCAGTGCCACAGGCAGTAATTCTAACTGCGATCGTCATTGGATTTTCGATTCAGGCACTGATTCTAGTAGGAGTTATGAAGTTATCCAAAGACAATCCAACCCTAGAAATCAGTGAGATTGAACGTAACAATACACCATGA
- a CDS encoding cation:proton antiporter: MTDLTILWIFSPFLLGFLAYIFPQLSRSLSLLMAIASAAFAGSLFIRDTPLTLQLLDQFGVQLLLDPLTAFFILTNALVTSAVVIYCWSGRKTAFFYTQLLMLHGSVNAAFACADFMSLYVALEVLSIAAFLLISYPRSDRSIWIGLRYLFVSNVAMLFYLVGTALVYQANHSFAFEGLQNAPLEAIALIFVGLLVKGGIFILGLWLPLTHSESESPVSALMSGVVVKAGVLPLVRCALLFEEVDPIVRLFGVSTALFGVFYAVLEKDTKRILAFHTISQIGFILAAPEVGGFYALSHGLVKAALFLIAGVLPSRNIKELQQQSMSTSIWIALAIASFSISGFPLLSGFGAKVLTMKNLLPWQVIGMNLAALGTAISFAKFIFLPHQQADSEQSPQQASFWVAMIVLLGGLVVANVAYYEAYTFENIAKPLLTIAGGWLAYLFIFQKLVVKLPRVFEQFEHLMGIMILSLVIIFGMTAV, encoded by the coding sequence ATGACAGACTTAACTATCCTTTGGATCTTCTCTCCATTTTTACTAGGATTTTTAGCCTATATTTTCCCACAGCTCAGTAGATCGCTCTCGCTATTGATGGCGATCGCGTCTGCAGCTTTTGCAGGCAGTCTCTTTATTCGAGACACCCCGTTAACACTCCAATTACTTGATCAGTTTGGGGTTCAACTCCTACTTGATCCCTTAACAGCGTTCTTCATTCTGACGAATGCACTCGTTACTTCAGCAGTTGTCATCTACTGTTGGAGTGGCCGCAAGACAGCTTTCTTTTACACACAGCTTTTGATGCTGCATGGCAGTGTGAATGCTGCGTTTGCCTGTGCAGATTTTATGAGTCTGTACGTCGCCTTAGAAGTTCTGAGTATTGCAGCATTTCTCCTCATTTCTTATCCTCGTAGCGATCGCTCAATTTGGATTGGTCTTCGCTATCTCTTTGTTAGCAATGTTGCCATGCTGTTCTATCTTGTCGGTACAGCACTGGTTTATCAAGCCAATCATTCCTTTGCCTTTGAAGGGTTGCAGAATGCCCCTTTAGAAGCGATCGCCCTCATCTTCGTCGGTCTACTGGTCAAAGGAGGCATTTTCATCTTAGGGCTGTGGCTTCCTTTGACCCATTCAGAGTCTGAGTCCCCTGTCTCTGCATTGATGTCTGGGGTTGTTGTCAAGGCAGGCGTACTGCCCCTCGTTCGCTGCGCACTGCTATTTGAGGAAGTCGATCCGATTGTTCGCCTTTTTGGTGTTAGCACCGCCCTATTTGGTGTCTTCTACGCTGTCCTTGAGAAAGATACAAAGCGTATCTTGGCATTTCACACCATCTCCCAGATTGGTTTCATTCTGGCTGCACCAGAAGTCGGCGGTTTCTATGCTCTCTCTCATGGATTGGTGAAAGCGGCTCTATTCCTCATTGCAGGCGTGTTACCCAGTCGCAATATCAAGGAGCTACAACAGCAGAGCATGTCAACTTCTATATGGATAGCTCTCGCGATCGCCAGTTTTTCAATCTCAGGATTTCCTCTCTTGTCAGGATTTGGTGCAAAAGTCTTGACGATGAAAAACTTGCTTCCTTGGCAGGTAATTGGCATGAATCTAGCTGCTTTAGGCACGGCTATCTCATTTGCAAAGTTTATCTTTCTCCCCCATCAGCAAGCAGACTCAGAGCAATCGCCTCAACAAGCAAGCTTTTGGGTAGCCATGATAGTGCTCTTAGGAGGGTTGGTAGTAGCCAATGTTGCCTACTACGAGGCCTACACATTCGAGAACATTGCAAAACCGCTTCTAACCATTGCCGGTGGGTGGTTAGCCTACCTCTTCATTTTCCAGAAACTAGTTGTTAAGTTACCACGTGTTTTTGAACAGTTTGAGCACTTGATGGGGATTATGATCCTCAGTCTTGTCATCATTTTTGGAATGACCGCAGTATGA
- a CDS encoding Na+/H+ antiporter subunit E produces MIGHFLLRIIIWFLLTANFELPNIIIGIIVALSLPYIPLFKSTDKIQDLLKSLWQIAIAIPQAYLEAFQLILHPHRQEEIVIERIKSERSPRLVFLDIFLITLTPKTVVLKYNEQGWYEVHRVRRKKK; encoded by the coding sequence ATGATTGGCCATTTTCTGCTTAGGATTATTATTTGGTTTCTACTAACGGCTAATTTTGAGCTTCCCAATATTATTATTGGGATTATTGTTGCTCTCTCTCTTCCCTATATCCCTCTTTTTAAATCAACTGATAAGATTCAAGATTTATTGAAGAGCTTATGGCAAATAGCCATCGCAATTCCGCAGGCTTACTTAGAAGCATTTCAGCTTATTCTCCATCCCCATCGGCAAGAGGAAATCGTAATCGAGCGAATCAAATCAGAGCGATCGCCAAGACTAGTTTTCTTGGATATTTTCTTGATTACTCTTACACCTAAAACTGTCGTCCTAAAATACAACGAGCAGGGCTGGTACGAGGTACATCGTGTGCGGAGGAAGAAAAAGTGA
- a CDS encoding monovalent cation/H(+) antiporter subunit G — MISILSYCLIGIGLFFWIWGTPILLSRRSVLFKLHNLSVSDTLGSISIILGLLLRRPSELPLLILAILSLALWNTMLGYVLAYCSSEQLSHQRNMNG, encoded by the coding sequence ATGATCAGCATTTTAAGCTATTGCTTGATTGGCATTGGACTATTTTTCTGGATTTGGGGAACACCCATTTTATTGAGTAGGCGATCGGTTCTTTTTAAACTACATAATCTTTCAGTTTCAGACACATTGGGATCGATTAGTATCATTTTAGGTTTGCTCTTAAGAAGGCCGAGCGAACTTCCTTTACTTATCCTCGCAATTCTTTCATTAGCCCTTTGGAACACAATGCTAGGCTATGTCCTTGCCTACTGCTCAAGTGAACAACTCTCTCACCAAAGGAATATGAATGGATAG
- a CDS encoding DUF4040 domain-containing protein, whose protein sequence is MDSYIYFIAALLPLVSAVLIYQTNPYRALLTRGILGAIAALMYTIMGAADVALTEALVGTLLAVTLYAIAIRSSLVIRLGILCQMRSEDNSDQSNSQLNELIADFRKIFNKYNLRLEIVTFDDSSDLMRSLSNKEVHAICLQAEEIGKEHSVLGYRFQIITRLQRLHEIMIANFKSDLTYIAYGNSFSETGVLL, encoded by the coding sequence ATGGATAGTTACATCTATTTCATTGCAGCCTTATTACCCTTAGTCTCGGCTGTTCTAATCTATCAAACCAATCCCTATCGAGCCTTATTAACTCGAGGAATTCTAGGGGCGATCGCTGCACTGATGTACACCATTATGGGTGCAGCTGATGTTGCATTAACTGAGGCTTTAGTCGGAACTTTATTAGCAGTTACTCTCTATGCCATTGCCATCCGCTCTTCACTCGTTATTCGCCTAGGTATTCTTTGCCAGATGAGATCAGAAGATAATTCTGACCAATCAAATAGTCAGCTCAATGAGCTAATCGCTGATTTTCGAAAAATATTCAACAAGTACAATCTACGTCTGGAAATCGTCACCTTTGATGACTCAAGTGATTTAATGCGAAGCTTATCGAACAAAGAAGTTCATGCAATTTGTTTACAAGCAGAAGAAATAGGCAAAGAACACTCTGTTTTGGGATACCGCTTTCAGATAATCACGCGCCTTCAACGACTACATGAAATTATGATTGCCAATTTCAAGTCTGATCTAACTTACATCGCCTATGGCAACTCATTCAGTGAAACAGGAGTTCTTTTATGA
- a CDS encoding Na(+)/H(+) antiporter subunit B, with translation MKWVYLIAGIVAFFKILLLPNPAPQLSFSIVEAIVQDSGVINAVSGVIFRNRLYDTIFEVIVFTIAIMGAHFLLANDPLPSKIHQFTDPPSQLLARLGATISALVGIELAIRGHLSPGGGFAAGVAGGTAIGLIAMTSSPARMQEVYQRWQAATWEKVAVLVFIVLSVLTLIGFELSQGQLGSLLSGGMIPILNILVAIKVALGAWSVILTFIRYRGLL, from the coding sequence ATGAAGTGGGTCTATCTAATTGCTGGCATTGTTGCTTTTTTCAAAATATTGCTACTCCCCAACCCAGCCCCTCAATTATCGTTCTCAATCGTTGAGGCCATTGTTCAAGATAGTGGGGTGATCAATGCTGTCTCAGGGGTAATTTTTCGGAATCGTTTATACGACACGATTTTTGAAGTCATTGTCTTTACGATTGCGATTATGGGGGCTCACTTCCTGCTAGCCAATGACCCGCTTCCCTCAAAAATTCATCAATTTACTGATCCTCCCTCTCAGCTATTAGCACGACTGGGAGCAACGATTTCTGCCCTTGTCGGAATTGAGCTAGCAATTCGAGGACATCTCAGCCCTGGTGGTGGATTTGCCGCTGGAGTGGCTGGTGGTACAGCAATTGGGTTGATTGCAATGACATCATCACCTGCCAGGATGCAAGAGGTCTATCAGCGTTGGCAAGCCGCAACTTGGGAAAAAGTTGCAGTGCTCGTCTTCATTGTTCTTTCAGTCCTGACGCTGATCGGGTTTGAATTGTCTCAAGGACAATTGGGGTCACTCTTGAGTGGTGGGATGATTCCGATTCTGAATATCCTTGTTGCGATTAAAGTTGCCCTAGGAGCTTGGTCAGTTATTCTGACGTTTATTCGTTACCGAGGCTTACTATAA
- a CDS encoding high light inducible protein, producing MDEQQGLDPNYGFTSVRAERWNGRFAMMGLIIGLLTEALTGQGILHQLGLL from the coding sequence ATGGACGAACAACAAGGTCTTGACCCGAACTACGGCTTCACGAGCGTTCGGGCTGAGCGTTGGAATGGTCGCTTCGCCATGATGGGCTTGATCATTGGCTTGCTAACCGAAGCGCTGACGGGTCAAGGTATCTTGCATCAATTGGGCTTGCTGTAA
- a CDS encoding protein kinase domain-containing protein, whose protein sequence is MVTELQLGVVLGDRYRIVRELGQGGFGRTYLAQDLNRFQEECVLKEFAPQVEGEESLQKAQDLFHREAGVLYKIEHPQIPRFRELLRVTHAGHGRLFLVQDYVAGLTYQQILEVRRAQGKTFSPAEALGLLQELLPVLDYLHQAGVIHRDISPDNLICRDRDGLPVLIDFGGVKAAAAEAVSQFAQRRPRPVTATRLGKVGYAPGEQMQQGVAYPHSDLYALAVTLLVLMTGIDPQELQHPLTLEWLWREHLSLDPIFAQVLDRMLALRPSDRFASAAAVQAALRGVELTPEPIQPPPPAPSQLDTVVVAPRQAVASPIAVVAPTQVLSSTAGESAIASVPEEPAPAQRLIWVVLAIVFAVFAAGTGWWAARTWLGWQTSDSGPANPTLPLPDPTPESDFGQQRADLANQLQAMQVDPAFFELLVNESFFQAVPERQGQPPSDRPEDRGLQQRWLSLAKNWIVRLNNLPVAERSRLGRYSISELTGWLDIAQQQSVSEAAFRTVVDSQYAYLSDGPALPQRGSPREQVWLAIAAAQAANLQAGEGVTLLTWNEDGTAQVGGNLAPGQGRIFLLPLQAGEVLQLNFSGGAGSAYSLVAPANAGGEAIVNQDNAPQREQNLTAGGIYQIVVTSAAGGTVSFSLTAQRAIAAPSPTAPQPSQPGTNPDADPPSAGTPTQPEVTPPPEPSAPLPDPEAPAAPEAPQQP, encoded by the coding sequence ATGGTGACCGAACTCCAACTTGGGGTGGTGCTAGGCGATCGCTATCGGATCGTACGGGAGCTGGGCCAAGGCGGCTTTGGGCGAACTTATCTGGCGCAGGACTTAAACCGCTTTCAAGAAGAGTGTGTCCTGAAGGAGTTTGCGCCCCAAGTCGAAGGGGAAGAGAGCCTTCAGAAAGCCCAAGACCTCTTTCATCGCGAAGCTGGGGTGCTCTATAAGATTGAGCATCCACAGATACCGCGCTTCCGTGAACTACTGAGGGTGACTCATGCGGGTCATGGGCGGCTGTTCTTGGTGCAAGACTATGTGGCGGGCCTGACCTATCAACAGATCCTCGAAGTCCGCCGAGCCCAAGGTAAGACCTTTAGTCCAGCGGAAGCGCTGGGTCTGCTGCAGGAACTCCTGCCCGTTTTGGATTACCTGCACCAAGCCGGGGTCATTCACCGCGATATTTCGCCGGATAACTTGATCTGTCGCGATCGCGATGGTCTGCCTGTGCTGATTGACTTTGGCGGTGTCAAGGCAGCCGCGGCAGAAGCGGTTTCTCAATTTGCTCAGCGTCGTCCACGTCCAGTGACGGCTACTCGCCTCGGAAAAGTGGGCTATGCTCCCGGTGAGCAGATGCAGCAGGGGGTCGCCTATCCCCACAGCGATCTCTATGCTTTGGCAGTGACGCTGTTAGTTTTGATGACGGGCATCGACCCCCAGGAACTGCAGCATCCACTGACCTTGGAATGGCTGTGGCGCGAGCATCTCAGCCTCGATCCAATCTTTGCGCAGGTTCTCGATCGCATGTTGGCGCTGCGGCCGAGCGATCGCTTTGCCAGCGCAGCGGCAGTTCAGGCTGCTCTCCGAGGGGTGGAGCTGACGCCAGAACCGATTCAGCCTCCGCCACCTGCGCCCAGTCAGCTCGACACGGTAGTTGTTGCCCCCCGTCAAGCCGTAGCTTCACCCATTGCTGTCGTCGCACCTACTCAAGTTCTGTCGTCTACTGCAGGCGAATCGGCGATCGCATCGGTTCCAGAAGAACCCGCTCCTGCTCAACGCTTGATTTGGGTGGTGTTGGCGATCGTGTTTGCTGTTTTTGCAGCAGGAACAGGCTGGTGGGCAGCCCGAACTTGGCTAGGCTGGCAAACCTCGGACTCGGGGCCTGCTAATCCGACATTGCCGCTACCCGATCCGACGCCAGAGAGCGACTTCGGTCAGCAGCGAGCGGATCTCGCCAACCAACTACAAGCCATGCAGGTAGATCCTGCTTTCTTTGAATTGTTGGTCAATGAAAGCTTTTTCCAAGCCGTACCGGAACGACAGGGGCAACCGCCGAGCGATCGCCCTGAGGATCGGGGGCTGCAACAGCGCTGGCTCAGTCTGGCGAAAAACTGGATCGTGCGGCTCAATAATCTGCCAGTCGCTGAGCGATCGCGCTTGGGGCGCTACAGCATCAGTGAGTTGACGGGCTGGTTAGATATTGCCCAGCAGCAGTCTGTTAGCGAAGCCGCTTTCCGGACGGTGGTTGACTCGCAATACGCCTACCTTAGTGATGGTCCAGCCTTGCCCCAGCGAGGCAGCCCACGGGAACAGGTGTGGCTGGCGATCGCGGCGGCTCAAGCCGCTAACTTGCAAGCCGGAGAAGGGGTAACCCTGCTGACTTGGAATGAAGATGGCACGGCCCAAGTCGGCGGCAATTTGGCCCCAGGGCAAGGTCGCATTTTCCTCCTACCGCTCCAAGCAGGGGAGGTTCTCCAGCTCAATTTTTCAGGCGGGGCGGGCAGCGCCTACAGTCTAGTCGCACCTGCCAATGCGGGTGGTGAAGCGATCGTCAATCAAGACAACGCGCCACAACGAGAACAAAACCTGACTGCAGGGGGCATTTATCAAATTGTGGTGACGTCTGCTGCTGGTGGAACGGTCAGTTTTAGCCTGACCGCGCAGCGGGCGATCGCCGCACCGAGCCCAACAGCTCCGCAGCCCTCTCAACCTGGCACGAATCCTGATGCAGATCCGCCTAGTGCTGGCACGCCCACCCAACCCGAAGTGACACCGCCGCCTGAGCCTTCTGCTCCATTACCTGATCCAGAAGCTCCAGCAGCGCCCGAAGCGCCTCAACAACCCTAG
- the rpmG gene encoding 50S ribosomal protein L33, which produces MAKAKGARIVITLECTECRSNTAKRSPGVSRYTTQKNRRNTTERLEIKKFCPHCNKHTVHKEIK; this is translated from the coding sequence ATGGCCAAGGCGAAGGGCGCCCGCATCGTGATCACTCTTGAGTGCACGGAATGTCGGTCCAACACAGCTAAGCGCTCTCCAGGCGTATCCCGTTACACCACGCAGAAAAACCGTCGCAACACGACGGAACGGCTGGAAATCAAAAAATTCTGCCCGCACTGCAACAAGCACACCGTACACAAAGAAATCAAGTAA
- the rpsR gene encoding 30S ribosomal protein S18, whose product MSYFRRRLSPIKPSDPIDYKDVDLLRKFITERGKILPRRITGLTARQQRDLAVAIKRARILALLPFLNQEG is encoded by the coding sequence ATGAGCTACTTCCGTCGTCGTCTCTCTCCTATCAAGCCCAGCGATCCAATCGACTACAAAGATGTCGATCTGCTGCGCAAGTTCATCACCGAGCGGGGCAAAATTCTGCCTCGTCGGATTACCGGTTTGACCGCACGTCAACAGCGCGATCTGGCTGTTGCTATCAAGCGGGCCCGCATTCTGGCTCTGCTGCCGTTCCTCAACCAAGAAGGCTAA
- a CDS encoding ribonuclease R family protein, producing MEAGTLIEFRLGGQRHLGVLDRPDGKKNWIVVDERGANRSLHPRDFTYVVVGQTYKPQELVAFRKDVEALLDPEALAIAWEMLVDEGTEAELSLLSDLLFSQAEPAALYATFRLLDEDRLYFRQRRDRYEARSREQVAEQQRQQAIAAEKARLWQDFLDRCQQAQAGQSVTWADSDRPWLKALEQWALLNEDSNNQNRAATEVLTALGRPASAQAAHDLLVALGYWQPHENLFLRRSQVPTTFPVAVMDVAQTRLLSPPVDRDRRQDLTHLKVYTIDDESTREIDDGLSCQRLSDGRLQLWVHVADPTRLIEPGDSLDLEARRRSTTIYLPTGMVPMFPLELAAGPMSLVQGKPCCALSFGICLDESGAIASYEIVPSQIRPTYRLTYEDVDEMLDLGVTAEQELLDLWDFARRRQQWRQQQGAIAINMPEAVIKVSEASDEIQISVLEDSAARTLVAEMMILAGEVAGHYGEANGLPLPFRGQPQPELPSEEELLALPAGPVRACAIRRCMPRSETSLSPQRHASLGLDRYSQVTSPIRRYTDLVTHFQIKAHLRGDELPFSAEDLQTLLQSTLSISSEAVVVERQTNRYWGLEYLRRQGNRLWSSLVLRWLREHERLALILIEDLGLELPIRLQQPVELGDRLALRVTHADPRQDRIQFEVVESLESVT from the coding sequence GTGGAAGCAGGAACGCTGATTGAGTTTCGCCTAGGTGGTCAACGCCACTTAGGCGTTTTGGATCGTCCCGACGGCAAAAAGAACTGGATTGTCGTCGATGAACGTGGTGCCAATCGCTCATTGCACCCCCGCGATTTCACCTATGTGGTGGTAGGACAAACCTACAAACCTCAGGAACTGGTTGCATTTCGCAAGGATGTCGAAGCCCTGCTCGACCCCGAGGCCTTGGCAATCGCCTGGGAAATGCTGGTCGATGAAGGGACTGAAGCTGAACTATCGCTGCTAAGTGATCTGCTGTTTTCGCAGGCCGAGCCAGCGGCACTCTATGCCACTTTTCGACTCCTCGATGAGGATCGGCTCTATTTTCGGCAGCGCCGCGATCGCTACGAGGCACGTAGCCGTGAACAGGTCGCTGAGCAACAACGCCAGCAAGCGATTGCGGCTGAAAAAGCTCGACTTTGGCAAGACTTTCTCGATCGCTGTCAGCAAGCTCAAGCTGGGCAGTCCGTGACTTGGGCTGATAGCGATCGCCCTTGGTTGAAGGCCCTCGAACAATGGGCACTCTTGAATGAAGACAGCAACAATCAAAATCGAGCAGCGACCGAAGTTCTGACCGCCTTGGGTCGCCCAGCCTCTGCTCAAGCTGCCCACGATCTTTTGGTCGCTTTGGGTTACTGGCAACCGCACGAAAACCTCTTTTTGCGCCGCAGCCAAGTCCCGACAACATTCCCTGTCGCGGTGATGGACGTGGCTCAAACTCGCTTACTTTCTCCGCCCGTCGATCGCGATCGCCGTCAGGACCTCACTCACCTCAAGGTCTACACGATTGACGATGAAAGCACGCGGGAGATCGATGACGGTCTCAGCTGCCAACGTCTCAGCGATGGTCGCCTACAACTGTGGGTACATGTGGCCGATCCCACGCGCCTGATCGAGCCCGGTGATTCCCTCGATCTGGAAGCCCGTCGCCGCAGCACCACCATTTACCTCCCGACGGGTATGGTGCCCATGTTCCCCTTGGAATTGGCGGCAGGCCCGATGAGCCTTGTTCAGGGGAAGCCCTGCTGTGCGCTTAGCTTTGGTATCTGTCTTGATGAAAGCGGGGCGATCGCCAGCTACGAAATTGTGCCCAGTCAGATTCGGCCCACCTATCGCCTCACCTACGAGGATGTCGATGAAATGCTCGACCTCGGCGTGACTGCTGAGCAAGAGTTACTGGACCTCTGGGATTTTGCGCGACGACGGCAGCAATGGCGTCAGCAGCAGGGGGCGATCGCCATCAACATGCCCGAGGCGGTGATCAAAGTCTCTGAGGCCTCTGACGAAATTCAGATCTCGGTCCTTGAAGACTCAGCCGCGCGAACACTCGTCGCCGAGATGATGATTCTGGCGGGTGAAGTCGCGGGGCACTATGGCGAGGCCAATGGTCTACCGCTGCCGTTCCGTGGGCAGCCCCAACCCGAGTTACCCAGTGAAGAGGAATTGCTAGCTTTGCCAGCGGGGCCTGTGCGAGCCTGTGCCATCCGGCGTTGCATGCCCCGCAGCGAAACCAGCCTCAGTCCCCAGCGTCATGCCAGTTTGGGTCTCGATCGCTATTCCCAGGTCACTTCGCCAATTCGGCGCTATACCGATTTAGTGACTCACTTCCAGATCAAGGCGCATCTGCGGGGAGATGAATTGCCCTTTAGTGCTGAAGATCTGCAGACGCTATTGCAAAGCACCCTCAGCATCAGCTCCGAAGCCGTGGTTGTAGAGCGTCAGACCAATCGCTACTGGGGCTTGGAGTACCTTCGCCGCCAAGGCAATCGCCTGTGGTCTTCTCTGGTCTTACGCTGGCTGCGAGAGCATGAGCGGTTAGCCCTGATTTTGATCGAAGATCTGGGGTTGGAGTTACCGATTCGTCTTCAACAGCCGGTGGAGCTGGGCGATCGCTTGGCCTTACGAGTGACCCATGCAGATCCGCGCCAGGATCGCATTCAATTTGAAGTGGTTGAAAGCTTGGAGTCTGTTACCTAA